ACCTACACGCAGGAGATGATTAGGAACGTATTCAAGACGGCTCAGAGCCTCGAAGAAAAGGAGAAGGGCAGACAGAGGGTTATCGTGGTCCTGACCGACGCGCTTGATGATCCTCCTCCCGGGCGGCGTCACGAACGCTTCGATATCAAGAAAATTGCCAAGCAGTACAATAACAAGGACTGGTTTATTTTCCTCGTAAATCTCGGGGATATCAAAACCGGCAGGATGATTGAAAAAGCCCAAAAGGACATAAAAGACAACATTTCACCGTACACCAGGGTCGTCGACGCGACCGATGCTCCGGGCAAGGTCATCGAGAAGCAGCTGATGCGGGATGTCCGCGACATGTCCGCCGAGCGGCGCGAGAATGAAAAGACCTTCCTCTCGAGTCCCTGGTTTCTCGGCGCCCTGGCGCTTCTGGTCGCGCTGGTTGTGCTGATTCTGGTGCGCCGTTACCTGGGGCTCCGGGTGAGCGGCGTGCTGGATTACTGGAACAACACCATCCTCGATCCGTATATCAACACGATCAATCTCTCGCGGCAGGAGGGCCGGAAAATAAGCATCGGCCGCGGAAGCGGCCTTACGGTAAACATCAGGGACATCGAGATTGCGGAGCCGTTCAGGGTCGTCGCGCGCCGCGACAAGGGCGTGATAAAATGTGCGCTCCAGTGGGGAAACAGTTATACCATAGAGTTCCAGAACGGGGTGCAGGGTGAATACCTGAAAGACGGGGACGTATTCAAGGTGGCGAACTATACGTTTAAGTACAGTATCGATTGACGGATGGAGAAGGGCTGTATTTTAATAAAAAATTTTATTTTAATTTAAAATAAAGCCTTGACATCGCATGAAGCGCTGATACACTCACGGCGGCTTTCCGTAGTGAAACGAGAATCCCCCCGGGTGAAGAGCGTGTTATTATATAAGTGTTTTTAATTCGAGCGGGGGCGGTTTAACTAAGTCCGCAGCAGAAAAAAGGAGGTTTTTACATGTCGATAACTCAATTACCCAAGAGCCCGAATAAATTTCATCCTACCGAGCCGAGCGCGGTCGGGTCGCGGAATTCGATCGCTCAGGAAGGGCGCGATAAGATCGCGGAATCGAAGCTTGTCATTGATGAAACATCGGACAAGGTATTAAATACCATCATGAACAAACTTCCCGAAGAGGTTCTCTCGAGGCTTGACGTGATGGGCGGGCTGAAAGAGAAAATATACAACTACGTCAACCAGGCGTACGTCAACATGGCCAACCGCTACACGGTCACCATGGAAGACGAAT
The DNA window shown above is from Spirochaetota bacterium and carries:
- a CDS encoding vWA domain-containing protein; translated protein: MKEQKQRLGALRGLFFAGLLSSILVMPGACEAREQKDMILVLDTSMSMIGSGGRNIMAGVKEGLDKFIDQLEAGDSFTFITFDTEVKLYPIVYIHDKNDKEILKKYVSVIEAKGAWTYTQEMIRNVFKTAQSLEEKEKGRQRVIVVLTDALDDPPPGRRHERFDIKKIAKQYNNKDWFIFLVNLGDIKTGRMIEKAQKDIKDNISPYTRVVDATDAPGKVIEKQLMRDVRDMSAERRENEKTFLSSPWFLGALALLVALVVLILVRRYLGLRVSGVLDYWNNTILDPYINTINLSRQEGRKISIGRGSGLTVNIRDIEIAEPFRVVARRDKGVIKCALQWGNSYTIEFQNGVQGEYLKDGDVFKVANYTFKYSID